From a single Lactococcus carnosus genomic region:
- a CDS encoding MFS transporter yields the protein MFSNSKWFSNFYRLFIGQGLATLLTTTVNYCLIFYLTDKFKSASLLTIAQLVSLIPIALFSPLSGVLVDRFNKKMLLIVSDLLVAGITLLLFIKGISSGGILTVNTILISNALRASAMSIQNPAIQASVPNLVPDEKLLSINGQYSSLQAINQLLPPVLGALAYGYISINNVLLLSITANLLGMFSVVITKFPKISTTREYKVLLELKTAVNELKQNQGLFHLLIFKVISIAIIMPTTVLYPLMTTEYFKGSIKTDVPIVEVSLSLGMMIAGFSLSFLSSKYNKLLSALVGISLISGIFTLSALLPSNKIGFIIFVMINFIAGMGIPIIEAPIQTLIQQKISNKNLGKVISFYLMMIGISGPLGLVVGSVWSRIVPINAMFLTSGILLIVLIFFVVRDKAILQDFKK from the coding sequence ATGTTTTCAAATAGCAAATGGTTTAGTAATTTCTATAGGCTTTTTATTGGTCAGGGTCTTGCAACACTTTTGACTACTACAGTTAATTACTGTTTAATTTTTTACCTAACTGATAAATTTAAGTCTGCAAGCTTATTAACGATTGCTCAATTGGTTTCACTTATACCAATTGCTCTTTTTTCTCCATTATCAGGAGTGTTGGTCGATCGTTTTAATAAAAAAATGTTACTTATAGTTTCAGATTTGCTTGTTGCTGGTATCACGTTATTGCTTTTTATTAAAGGTATTTCCTCAGGTGGTATTTTGACAGTTAATACGATATTAATCTCTAATGCATTGAGAGCATCTGCTATGAGTATTCAAAATCCAGCAATTCAAGCGTCTGTTCCAAATCTTGTTCCGGATGAAAAACTTCTGAGCATTAATGGTCAATATAGCTCTCTTCAAGCCATTAACCAGCTGTTACCACCTGTTTTGGGCGCTCTGGCGTATGGTTATATCTCTATTAATAACGTCCTATTACTCAGCATTACAGCAAATTTATTAGGGATGTTTTCTGTAGTTATCACTAAATTCCCTAAAATTTCTACTACTAGAGAGTATAAAGTATTATTAGAATTAAAAACAGCAGTTAATGAATTAAAACAGAACCAAGGACTTTTCCACTTGCTTATTTTTAAAGTTATATCAATAGCGATCATCATGCCAACGACTGTTCTTTACCCTTTGATGACAACTGAATATTTTAAAGGCTCGATAAAGACTGATGTCCCAATTGTTGAGGTAAGCCTTTCTTTAGGTATGATGATTGCTGGATTTTCACTTTCTTTTTTGAGTAGTAAATATAATAAGCTCCTATCAGCACTAGTAGGGATAAGTCTAATTTCTGGCATTTTTACTTTATCTGCTCTATTACCCAGTAATAAAATAGGATTTATTATATTTGTAATGATAAACTTTATTGCAGGAATGGGAATTCCTATTATAGAAGCACCAATTCAGACATTAATTCAACAAAAAATTAGCAATAAAAACTTAGGTAAAGTGATTAGTTTTTATCTTATGATGATTGGTATTTCCGGTCCTTTGGGTTTAGTTGTAGGGAGTGTGTGGTCTAGAATTGTGCCAATAAATGCTATGTTCCTAACTTCTGGCATCCTACTCATTGTGCTTATCTTTTTCGTAGTAAGAGATAAGGCGATATTGCAGGATTTTAAAAAATAA
- a CDS encoding LytTR family DNA-binding domain-containing protein: protein MKKFVALVDDEILNEICKILRNEERDFISFTSYDSVDEIAKLQIDFPCQHFILLQAESIAGFLRFETILTHNRENVIGILSHNVKLNELIIENGDQFLLSVGVDNSTSIKDVIQRTINLVFFSKSSYVEVNGVRLNPDEVLFIESSREYRNCIVLYEHEERLVRQPLKNFSKLRHNLIRIDRSLIVNINKIKSIDIGTGNIQFYGSSRTTYVSEKHIHNLVNLLK from the coding sequence ATGAAAAAATTCGTAGCACTTGTTGATGACGAGATTTTGAATGAAATTTGTAAAATTTTAAGAAATGAAGAGAGGGATTTTATAAGTTTTACATCTTATGATTCTGTTGATGAAATTGCTAAGTTACAAATAGATTTTCCGTGTCAACACTTTATTTTATTACAGGCGGAAAGTATAGCCGGTTTCCTTAGATTTGAAACAATATTGACGCATAATAGGGAAAATGTAATTGGTATACTATCCCATAATGTCAAATTGAATGAGCTAATTATAGAAAATGGAGATCAGTTCCTATTATCTGTAGGGGTAGACAATTCAACTTCTATTAAAGATGTCATCCAAAGGACAATTAATCTAGTGTTTTTTTCAAAATCTTCCTATGTTGAGGTAAATGGCGTAAGGCTCAATCCAGATGAAGTGCTTTTTATTGAGTCTAGTCGAGAATATCGAAATTGTATCGTGTTATATGAACATGAAGAAAGATTAGTCCGACAACCCTTAAAAAACTTTTCAAAATTAAGACATAATCTGATACGCATCGATAGATCTCTTATTGTCAATATTAATAAGATAAAAAGTATTGATATAGGTACGGGAAATATTCAGTTTTATGGGAGCTCAAGAACAACTTATGTTTCTGAAAAGCATATTCACAATTTGGTTAACTTACTTAAGTGA